The Longimicrobium sp. genome includes a region encoding these proteins:
- a CDS encoding cyclopropane-fatty-acyl-phospholipid synthase family protein, protein MGKRDLLLGALENTRFGELSLVTPEGTTRRFGGSQEGESATMVLNDWAAVDAILTRGDIGLGESYMARQWDSPDLKAFLTFCQRNRDEFARVTRFDLVNRVISRAMTLTRHNSLAGSRKNISDAYDYPPELYQSYTDRMMTYSSGWWDGKEMSLEDAQVNKYERILCRIGPPPRNVLEMGCGWGYFLKLASSRGYTVTGCTISRRQYEYAKELNREEIADGRVTLLLEDYRKMPGQYDAVVSTGFFEHVGSQYWVEHFRRVKQYLKPGGVAMIQTMLCNRFDPANAKRLNFFSKYIFPGGEFPSIGSFIVAAEEAGLKCDEHLAFGQDYARTMDEAWTRFHRNLDSVRKLGYDDEFIRKWEFFIAGWYGMFRSGQYNVMQAKLEHYP, encoded by the coding sequence ATGGGCAAGCGCGACCTCCTGCTGGGCGCTCTGGAGAACACCCGGTTCGGCGAGCTGAGCCTCGTCACGCCGGAGGGCACCACGCGCCGCTTCGGCGGGAGTCAGGAGGGCGAATCGGCCACGATGGTGCTGAACGACTGGGCCGCGGTGGACGCCATCCTGACCCGCGGCGACATCGGGCTGGGCGAGTCGTACATGGCGCGGCAGTGGGACTCGCCGGACCTGAAGGCGTTCCTCACCTTCTGCCAGCGCAACCGCGACGAGTTCGCGCGGGTCACCCGCTTCGACCTGGTGAACCGCGTCATCTCGCGCGCCATGACGCTCACCCGCCACAACTCGCTCGCGGGAAGCCGGAAGAACATCTCCGACGCGTACGACTATCCCCCCGAGCTGTACCAGTCGTACACCGACCGCATGATGACCTACTCCAGCGGCTGGTGGGACGGGAAGGAGATGTCGCTGGAAGACGCGCAGGTGAACAAGTACGAGCGCATCCTCTGCCGCATCGGCCCGCCGCCGCGGAACGTGCTGGAGATGGGGTGCGGGTGGGGATACTTCCTGAAGCTGGCCTCGTCGCGCGGGTACACGGTCACCGGCTGCACCATCTCCCGGCGGCAGTACGAGTACGCGAAGGAGCTGAACCGCGAGGAGATCGCCGACGGGCGGGTGACGCTGCTGCTGGAGGACTACCGGAAGATGCCGGGGCAGTACGACGCGGTGGTGTCGACCGGCTTCTTCGAGCACGTGGGGTCGCAGTACTGGGTCGAGCACTTCCGCCGGGTGAAGCAGTACCTGAAGCCGGGCGGCGTGGCCATGATCCAGACCATGCTGTGCAACCGCTTCGACCCCGCCAACGCGAAGCGGCTGAACTTCTTCTCGAAGTACATCTTTCCCGGCGGCGAGTTTCCGTCCATCGGCTCGTTCATCGTGGCCGCCGAGGAGGCCGGGCTGAAGTGCGACGAGCATCTGGCCTTCGGGCAGGACTACGCCCGCACCATGGACGAGGCCTGGACCCGCTTCCACCGCAACCTGGACAGCGTGCGGAAGCTGGGCTACGACGACGAGTTCATCCGCAAGTGGGAGTTCTTCATCGCCGGCTGGTACGGCATGTTCCGCTCCGGCCAGTACAACGTGATGCAGGCGAAGCTGGAGCACTATCCGTGA
- the cfa gene encoding cyclopropane fatty acyl phospholipid synthase, whose translation MTAIQTSAARALRPQSTLADVAGAVRIYLQGLGNPERFVRELLERAGIEVGGGAPHDITVHDRRFYARVARDGPLGLGESYMDGWWDCPSVDAMITLIHRAGLPQVIRKNWKYVASVLRARALNLQSRVRAFRVGEHHYDIGNDLYRAMLDRRMVYTCGYWNGAATLDEAQEAKLDLVCRKLGLRAGMRVLDLGCGWGSFARYAAEKYGVEVTGYSVSKEQVSLGRELCAGLPVELRLEDYRNARGVYDRVVSIGIMEHVGYKNYRTYMEVVDRCLVPGGASLVHTIGSPRSEPASDPWTHKYIFPNGHLPSIAQLARAMEGLFAFEDLHNIGPHYDPTLMAWHRNFAAAWPALKARYGERFFRMWSYYLLMSAAAFRARYIHLFQIVMARADHPQPACRVS comes from the coding sequence ATGACGGCCATCCAGACGAGCGCGGCACGGGCCCTCCGGCCGCAGTCCACGCTGGCGGACGTGGCGGGGGCGGTGCGCATCTATCTGCAGGGGCTGGGCAACCCCGAGCGCTTCGTGCGCGAGCTGCTGGAGCGCGCGGGGATCGAGGTGGGCGGCGGGGCGCCGCACGACATCACCGTGCACGACCGGCGCTTCTACGCCCGCGTGGCGCGCGACGGCCCGCTGGGGCTGGGCGAGAGCTACATGGACGGGTGGTGGGACTGCCCCTCGGTCGACGCGATGATCACCCTCATCCACCGCGCCGGGCTGCCGCAGGTGATCCGCAAGAACTGGAAGTACGTGGCCAGCGTGCTGCGGGCCCGCGCGCTGAACCTGCAGAGCCGCGTGCGCGCCTTCCGGGTGGGCGAGCACCACTACGACATCGGCAACGACCTGTACCGCGCCATGCTGGACCGGCGCATGGTGTACACCTGCGGCTACTGGAACGGCGCGGCCACGCTGGACGAGGCGCAGGAGGCCAAGCTGGACCTGGTGTGCCGCAAGCTAGGGCTGCGGGCGGGGATGCGCGTGCTGGACCTGGGGTGCGGGTGGGGGAGCTTCGCCCGGTACGCCGCCGAGAAGTACGGCGTGGAGGTCACCGGCTACTCGGTGTCGAAGGAGCAGGTCTCGCTGGGCCGCGAGCTGTGTGCCGGGCTTCCGGTGGAGCTGCGCCTGGAGGACTACCGCAACGCGCGCGGCGTGTACGACCGCGTGGTCTCCATCGGCATCATGGAGCACGTGGGCTACAAGAACTACCGCACCTACATGGAGGTGGTGGACCGCTGCCTGGTGCCGGGCGGGGCGTCGCTGGTCCACACCATCGGCAGCCCGCGCAGCGAGCCCGCGTCGGACCCGTGGACGCACAAGTACATCTTCCCCAACGGCCACCTTCCCTCCATCGCCCAGCTGGCCCGCGCCATGGAGGGGCTGTTCGCCTTCGAGGACCTGCACAACATCGGCCCGCACTACGACCCCACGCTGATGGCCTGGCACCGCAACTTCGCCGCGGCCTGGCCGGCGCTGAAGGCCCGGTACGGCGAGCGGTTCTTCCGCATGTGGAGCTACTACCTGCTGATGAGCGCCGCCGCCTTCCGCGCGCGCTACATCCACCTCTTCCAGATCGTGATGGCCCGCGCCGACCATCCCCAGCCCGCCTGCCGCGTGAGCTGA